Proteins encoded by one window of Pseudonocardia alni:
- a CDS encoding cobyric acid synthase → MVQGAVLVAGTTSDAGKSAVVAGICRWLHRRGVSVAPFKAQNMSNNSVVTPDGGEIGRAQAMQAFASGIAPSVDLNPVLLKPGGDRTSQVVVRGRADGQVSALSYRHRTAALSDVVADSLARLRARHDVVVCEGAGSPAEINLRATDLANMGFARRNDLPVLVVGDIDRGGVLAHLFGTLAVLDPADQALIAGFVINKFRGDPRLLEPGLDRLRELTGRPTLGVLPFAEGLWLDAEDSLSAVADGVLGRPAPPRGGQWLRVAVVRFPRISNATDAEALACEPGVAVRYVTEPSRIADTDVVVLPGTKATVSDLAWLRASGMADAVRAHAAAGRPVLGICGGYQMLGHTVSDPDGAEAAPGTTVAGLGLLDLEIAFDPVKHLATPTATAWGETVTGYEIHHGRVVRSGDPGLIGDEGSDRGNVLGTHWHGLAENDGFRRLLLTRLADEAGRTGFVVAHDTSFAAERTRQVDLLADLVEHHLDTSSLEHVIGHGAPPDLPVLTSGLAASPA, encoded by the coding sequence GTGGTTCAGGGAGCGGTCCTCGTGGCGGGGACGACGTCGGACGCGGGCAAGAGCGCCGTCGTCGCCGGTATCTGCCGGTGGCTGCACCGGCGCGGCGTCTCGGTGGCGCCGTTCAAGGCGCAGAACATGAGCAACAACTCGGTCGTCACCCCGGACGGCGGCGAGATCGGCCGCGCGCAGGCGATGCAGGCCTTCGCCAGCGGCATCGCCCCCTCGGTCGACCTGAACCCGGTGCTGCTCAAGCCCGGCGGGGACCGGACCTCGCAGGTCGTCGTGCGCGGCCGCGCCGACGGCCAGGTGTCGGCGCTGTCCTACCGGCACCGCACCGCGGCGCTGTCCGACGTCGTCGCCGACTCCCTGGCCCGGCTGCGCGCCCGCCACGACGTCGTGGTCTGCGAAGGAGCGGGCTCGCCCGCGGAGATCAACCTGCGGGCCACCGACCTCGCCAACATGGGCTTCGCCCGGCGCAACGACCTGCCGGTGCTGGTCGTCGGCGACATCGACCGCGGCGGGGTGCTCGCGCACCTGTTCGGCACCCTCGCCGTGCTCGACCCGGCCGACCAGGCGCTGATCGCCGGTTTCGTCATCAACAAGTTCCGCGGGGACCCCCGCCTGCTCGAACCCGGCCTCGACCGGCTGCGCGAGCTCACCGGGCGGCCGACGCTGGGCGTGCTGCCCTTCGCCGAGGGCCTCTGGCTCGACGCCGAGGACTCGCTCTCGGCCGTCGCCGACGGGGTGCTCGGACGCCCGGCCCCGCCGCGCGGCGGGCAGTGGCTGCGGGTCGCCGTCGTCCGGTTCCCGCGGATCTCCAACGCCACCGACGCCGAGGCGCTGGCCTGCGAACCGGGCGTCGCCGTGCGCTACGTGACCGAGCCGTCGCGGATCGCCGACACCGACGTCGTCGTGCTGCCCGGGACCAAGGCGACCGTGTCGGACCTGGCCTGGCTGCGGGCGTCCGGGATGGCCGACGCCGTGCGCGCGCACGCCGCGGCCGGGCGCCCGGTGCTGGGGATCTGCGGCGGGTACCAGATGCTCGGGCACACGGTCTCCGACCCGGACGGCGCCGAGGCCGCTCCCGGCACGACCGTCGCCGGGCTGGGGCTGCTGGACCTGGAGATCGCGTTCGACCCCGTCAAGCACCTCGCCACCCCCACCGCGACGGCGTGGGGCGAGACCGTCACCGGCTACGAGATCCACCACGGCCGCGTCGTGCGCTCCGGCGACCCCGGCCTGATCGGCGACGAGGGCAGCGACCGCGGCAACGTCCTGGGCACGCACTGGCACGGCCTCGCCGAGAACGACGGCTTCCGGCGGCTGCTGCTCACCCGCCTCGCCGACGAGGCGGGACGGACCGGGTTCGTGGTGGCACACGACACGTCGTTCGCGGCCGAGCGCACCCGGCAGGTGGATCTGCTGGCCGACCTGGTCGAACACCACCTCGACACGTCGTCACTTGAACATGTGATCGGACACGGTGCGCCGCCGGACCTCCCGGTGCTGACCTCCGGTCTGGCAGCCTCACCCGCGTGA
- a CDS encoding SURF1 family cytochrome oxidase biogenesis protein encodes MRFLLRPGWIAFVVAVLAFAVACYTLLAPWQFDRESERSAQSRAIATADATPAVGFDTLVPPGTAIGADDQWRRVTLAGTFDRAAETLVRLRVVDGAPAFEVLTPLRLTDGRTVVVNRGSVPAADRGAVPDYAAAPAGPVTVEGRLRLDETDPQGRPPLVENGTRQVYVSDSRSVAAATGLTPVEGVVVLEAGQPGVLNPIPVEPVGGGAPFSNFSYALQWLTFGAVALVALVLFIRLELLQRSGKREKAGSLRDQLSGRDGFGDEPVPADRADDSAPGTTRDAAAGSGPGSG; translated from the coding sequence GTGCGTTTCCTGCTGCGTCCCGGGTGGATCGCGTTCGTCGTCGCGGTGCTGGCCTTCGCCGTCGCCTGCTACACGCTGCTCGCGCCGTGGCAGTTCGACCGGGAGTCCGAGCGCTCCGCGCAGAGCCGGGCCATCGCCACCGCCGACGCGACCCCCGCCGTCGGGTTCGACACGCTCGTCCCGCCGGGCACGGCGATCGGCGCGGACGACCAGTGGCGCCGGGTCACCCTGGCCGGCACCTTCGACCGTGCCGCGGAGACCCTGGTCCGCCTGCGGGTCGTCGACGGCGCACCCGCCTTCGAGGTGCTGACGCCGCTGCGGCTCACCGACGGCCGGACCGTCGTGGTGAACCGGGGGTCGGTCCCGGCCGCGGACCGGGGCGCCGTGCCCGACTACGCCGCCGCGCCCGCCGGCCCGGTGACGGTCGAGGGCAGGCTGCGCCTGGACGAGACCGACCCGCAGGGCCGCCCGCCGCTGGTCGAGAACGGCACCCGCCAGGTCTACGTGTCGGACTCCCGCTCGGTCGCCGCCGCCACCGGCCTGACGCCGGTCGAGGGCGTCGTCGTGCTGGAGGCCGGCCAGCCCGGCGTGCTGAACCCGATCCCGGTCGAGCCGGTCGGGGGCGGAGCGCCGTTCAGCAACTTCTCCTACGCCCTGCAGTGGCTGACCTTCGGCGCCGTCGCCCTGGTCGCGCTGGTGCTGTTCATCCGGCTGGAACTGTTGCAGCGCAGCGGGAAGCGCGAGAAGGCGGGCAGCCTGCGGGACCAGCTCTCCGGCCGCGACGGCTTCGGCGACGAGCCCGTCCCCGCCGACCGTGCCGACGACAGCGCCCCCGGCACCACCCGCGACGCCGCCGCCGGGTCCGGTCCGGGCTCGGGCTGA
- a CDS encoding cobalamin biosynthesis protein produces the protein MGTRGRAAGLAAGIVADALLGDPRRGHPVAGFGTLAARLEGRMHRDAVAPGVAYTAILVGSVVAAGVVAEAAATRAGARAEPVVRAGLTAVATWAVLGGTSLVGEGAALAASLDSGDLAAARARIPHLCARDPELLDADGMARAGTESLAENTSDAVVGPLVWGAVAGIPGLLGYRAVNTLDAMVGYRSARHARFGWASARLDDVVNLAPARVTAVVTVAVASLVGGSPASALRAWRRDAAGHPSPNAGPVEASAAGALGLRLGGPTVYAHGTEDRPSLGDGHPPRVADLHRVARLSRLVAGAAGLLAVATAAVLGRRRG, from the coding sequence ATGGGAACACGTGGCCGCGCGGCCGGACTGGCCGCCGGGATCGTCGCCGACGCACTGCTCGGCGACCCGCGCCGGGGTCACCCGGTCGCCGGCTTCGGCACGCTCGCCGCCCGGCTGGAGGGCCGGATGCACCGCGACGCCGTCGCACCCGGGGTGGCCTACACCGCGATCCTGGTCGGGTCGGTGGTCGCGGCGGGGGTGGTCGCCGAGGCGGCCGCGACGCGTGCGGGGGCCCGGGCCGAGCCCGTCGTGCGGGCCGGGCTGACCGCCGTCGCCACCTGGGCCGTGCTCGGCGGGACCTCGCTGGTGGGGGAGGGTGCCGCGCTGGCCGCCTCGCTCGACTCCGGTGACCTGGCCGCCGCCCGCGCCCGGATCCCGCACCTGTGCGCGCGCGACCCGGAGCTGCTCGACGCCGACGGCATGGCCCGCGCCGGGACCGAGTCGCTGGCCGAGAACACCTCCGACGCCGTCGTCGGGCCGCTGGTGTGGGGCGCGGTCGCCGGCATCCCGGGGCTGCTGGGCTACCGAGCGGTGAACACCCTCGACGCGATGGTCGGCTACCGCTCCGCCCGGCACGCCCGCTTCGGGTGGGCCTCGGCCCGTCTCGACGACGTGGTCAACCTGGCCCCGGCCCGGGTCACCGCGGTGGTCACGGTGGCCGTCGCGTCGCTGGTGGGCGGCTCGCCGGCGTCCGCGCTGCGGGCCTGGCGCCGCGACGCCGCCGGGCACCCCAGCCCGAACGCCGGCCCGGTCGAGGCGAGCGCCGCCGGCGCGCTCGGGCTGCGTCTGGGCGGGCCGACGGTCTACGCCCACGGAACCGAGGACCGCCCGTCGCTCGGCGACGGGCACCCGCCCCGGGTGGCGGACCTGCACCGCGTCGCGCGGCTGTCCCGGCTGGTGGCAGGGGCGGCCGGGCTGCTCGCCGTCGCGACGGCGGCGGTGCTGGGGCGGCGGCGCGGCTGA
- a CDS encoding flavin reductase family protein gives MRTDLKPDEMGSGPFYKLLTSVVVPRPIAWVSTRSADGVDNLAPHSFFTVSCVDPPMIQFTSVGKKDSLRNVSQTREFVVCLANEPMFERINATGTDFPAEISEFSSVGLTAEASSVVAPPRVAESPVALECVLHANIELGNSTVVIGRVVHAAIEESVFVTDERGNSLPDVRRLAPLARLGRNEWSRLGEILEITRIPYQQWPGHFGEQ, from the coding sequence ATGCGCACGGACCTCAAGCCGGACGAGATGGGCAGCGGCCCGTTCTACAAGCTCCTGACCAGCGTCGTCGTCCCCCGACCCATCGCCTGGGTCTCCACCCGCTCGGCCGACGGCGTCGACAACCTCGCCCCGCACTCGTTCTTCACGGTGTCCTGCGTGGACCCGCCCATGATCCAGTTCACGTCGGTCGGGAAGAAGGACTCGCTGCGCAACGTGTCGCAGACCCGCGAGTTCGTCGTCTGCCTGGCGAACGAGCCGATGTTCGAGCGGATCAACGCGACCGGCACCGACTTCCCCGCCGAGATCAGCGAGTTCTCCTCGGTCGGGCTGACCGCCGAGGCGTCCTCGGTCGTGGCGCCGCCGCGGGTCGCCGAGTCACCGGTGGCGCTGGAGTGCGTGCTGCACGCGAACATCGAGCTCGGCAACTCGACCGTCGTCATCGGCCGGGTCGTGCACGCCGCGATCGAGGAGAGCGTGTTCGTCACCGACGAGCGCGGCAACTCCCTGCCCGACGTCCGCCGGCTCGCCCCGCTGGCCCGCCTGGGCCGCAACGAGTGGTCCCGGCTGGGTGAGATCCTGGAGATCACCCGCATCCCCTACCAGCAGTGGCCGGGTCACTTCGGCGAGCAGTGA
- a CDS encoding AMP-binding protein — MATGSPATEKFLAARDFLLTHREDYDTAYRDFRWPELEEFNFALDHFDVVAADPERGARKALWIVEQDGSQAHWTWAELSERSNRVANWLREQGVARGDRIILMLGNQLELWETLLAAMKLGAVVIPATTLLTPADLQDRVDRGRAAHVVVGAEDAGKFDDVDGDYTRIAVRGAVAGWRDYTGEAYSAAAEFTPDGATKASDTLLLYFTSGTTAKPKLVEHTHTSYPVGHLSTMYWIGLEPGDVHLNISSPGWAKHAWSNVFAPWIAEATVLVMNYARFDAESVLSVLDSCGVTSFCAPPTVWRMLIQADLSGLATPPSKVVGAGEPLNPEVIEQVEKAWGLRIRDGFGQTESSVQIGNPPGQPVKPGSMGRPIPGFVVALVDPTTGKVADEGEICLDLDHRPTGLMVGYADDPERNAEAMAGGYYHTGDVGSRDESGYITYVGRADDVFKASDYRISPFELESVLIEHPAVAEAAVVPSPDPVRLAVPKAYVVLATGHEPTEETATAILQFAYDNLAPYKRIRRLEFFELPKTISGKIRRVELRGREGEIHADPAATPPTEYTL, encoded by the coding sequence ATGGCGACCGGCAGCCCGGCGACGGAGAAGTTCCTCGCCGCCCGCGACTTCCTGCTCACCCACCGCGAGGACTACGACACGGCCTACCGCGACTTCCGCTGGCCGGAGCTCGAGGAGTTCAACTTCGCGCTCGACCACTTCGACGTCGTCGCGGCCGACCCCGAGCGGGGCGCGCGGAAGGCGCTGTGGATCGTCGAACAGGACGGTTCGCAGGCGCACTGGACGTGGGCGGAGCTGTCCGAGCGGTCCAACCGGGTCGCGAACTGGCTGCGGGAGCAGGGCGTCGCCCGGGGTGACCGGATCATCCTCATGCTCGGCAACCAGCTGGAGCTGTGGGAGACGCTGCTGGCGGCGATGAAGCTGGGCGCCGTCGTCATCCCCGCGACCACCCTGCTCACCCCGGCCGACCTGCAGGACCGGGTGGACCGCGGGCGGGCCGCGCACGTCGTCGTCGGGGCGGAGGACGCCGGCAAGTTCGACGACGTCGACGGCGACTACACCCGTATCGCCGTCCGCGGCGCCGTGGCGGGCTGGCGCGACTACACCGGCGAGGCCTACTCGGCCGCCGCCGAGTTCACCCCGGACGGCGCCACGAAGGCGTCGGACACGCTGCTGCTGTACTTCACCTCCGGCACCACCGCCAAGCCGAAGCTGGTGGAGCACACCCACACGTCCTACCCGGTCGGGCACCTGTCGACGATGTACTGGATCGGCCTCGAGCCCGGCGACGTGCACCTCAACATCTCCTCGCCCGGCTGGGCCAAGCACGCCTGGTCCAACGTGTTCGCGCCGTGGATCGCCGAGGCGACCGTGCTCGTCATGAACTACGCCCGGTTCGACGCCGAGTCCGTCCTGTCGGTCCTGGACTCCTGCGGGGTGACCAGCTTCTGCGCCCCGCCGACGGTGTGGCGGATGCTCATCCAGGCCGACCTGTCCGGGCTGGCGACGCCGCCGTCCAAGGTCGTCGGGGCGGGGGAACCGCTCAACCCCGAGGTCATCGAGCAGGTCGAGAAGGCGTGGGGCCTACGCATCCGCGACGGGTTCGGCCAGACCGAGTCCTCGGTGCAGATCGGCAACCCGCCCGGGCAGCCGGTCAAGCCGGGCTCGATGGGCAGGCCGATCCCCGGGTTCGTCGTCGCGCTGGTCGACCCGACCACCGGGAAGGTCGCCGACGAGGGCGAGATCTGCCTGGACCTCGACCACCGCCCGACCGGGCTGATGGTGGGCTACGCCGACGACCCGGAGCGCAACGCCGAGGCCATGGCCGGCGGGTACTACCACACCGGCGACGTCGGCTCCCGCGACGAGTCGGGCTACATCACCTACGTCGGCCGGGCCGACGACGTGTTCAAGGCCAGCGACTACCGGATCAGCCCGTTCGAGCTGGAGAGCGTGCTGATCGAGCACCCGGCGGTCGCCGAGGCCGCGGTCGTGCCGTCCCCGGACCCGGTCCGCCTCGCCGTGCCGAAGGCCTACGTGGTGCTCGCCACGGGTCACGAGCCGACCGAGGAGACGGCGACGGCGATCCTGCAGTTCGCCTACGACAACCTCGCCCCCTACAAGCGGATCCGCCGCCTCGAGTTCTTCGAGCTCCCGAAGACGATCTCCGGGAAGATCCGCCGGGTGGAGCTGCGCGGCCGGGAGGGCGAGATCCACGCCGACCCCGCCGCCACGCCGCCCACCGAGTACACCCTCTGA
- a CDS encoding SsgA family sporulation/cell division regulator, with translation MASESVQQDVFTVLHGQASPIVSRWAYRASDPFAISFSVRRSSDRWIEWLVARDLVIEGLTTPTGIGDIRMAPRRIDGYDVVELEIRSDGGSAVLEVDRDLLAQFVDSTLEIVDLGEEHDHLDLDGAIARLTGSAAGPTTP, from the coding sequence ATGGCCAGCGAGTCGGTCCAGCAGGACGTCTTCACCGTGTTGCACGGGCAGGCGTCGCCGATCGTGAGCCGCTGGGCGTACCGCGCCTCGGACCCGTTCGCGATCTCGTTCTCGGTGCGCCGGTCGTCCGACCGCTGGATCGAGTGGCTCGTGGCCCGCGACCTGGTGATCGAGGGCCTGACCACGCCCACCGGCATCGGTGACATCCGGATGGCGCCGCGGCGCATCGACGGCTATGACGTCGTCGAGCTCGAGATCCGCTCCGACGGCGGGTCCGCCGTCCTGGAGGTCGACCGCGACCTGCTGGCCCAGTTCGTCGACTCGACGTTGGAGATCGTCGACCTCGGCGAGGAGCACGACCACCTCGACCTCGACGGCGCCATCGCCCGGCTGACCGGCAGCGCGGCGGGCCCCACCACCCCCTGA
- a CDS encoding DUF5709 domain-containing protein — MASASGDENEFQPEAPDMASAMQLDTDEALTGPSDTDPLDSGYVPPDRPYGVEDNAVTAAGQEEGESHEARLARELPEELPEGDPGRSGRLTAAADSATGDPAVDGAGTDVGVDGGAASAEEAAVHDVDEGIVPVVDESPVGDPEVSDQLARDADHADEAAADAEWDASTDPEWAEQNS; from the coding sequence ATGGCATCCGCTTCAGGTGACGAGAACGAGTTCCAGCCGGAGGCGCCGGACATGGCGTCGGCGATGCAGCTGGACACCGACGAGGCGCTGACCGGTCCGTCGGACACCGACCCGCTGGACTCCGGCTACGTCCCGCCGGACCGCCCCTACGGCGTCGAGGACAACGCAGTGACCGCGGCGGGTCAGGAGGAGGGCGAGTCGCACGAGGCACGACTGGCCCGGGAGCTGCCCGAGGAGCTGCCCGAGGGAGACCCGGGCCGCTCCGGCCGGCTGACCGCCGCCGCCGACTCCGCGACGGGCGACCCGGCTGTCGACGGCGCCGGGACCGACGTGGGCGTCGACGGCGGCGCGGCCAGTGCCGAGGAGGCCGCCGTGCACGATGTCGACGAAGGCATCGTGCCGGTGGTCGACGAGTCACCGGTCGGGGACCCGGAGGTCAGCGACCAGCTCGCCCGCGACGCCGACCACGCCGACGAGGCGGCGGCCGACGCCGAGTGGGACGCCTCGACCGACCCCGAGTGGGCCGAGCAGAACAGCTGA
- a CDS encoding TetR/AcrR family transcriptional regulator, protein MTAAPSARSGDGTRRALLAAAADLFTEHGYDRTSVRAIADRAGVNQALLFRYFGSKDALFARVAAERALAVLHDGPPEELLTRLLRSILDGGDGPERDLFGPVVRSAGTSEAAAAVRVELAGAFTEAFAEQAAGAADRADAELRAELVLTWLLGLSLVQPLLPGGAVGRADPDTVLDHVTRAARTLLEAPGLSR, encoded by the coding sequence GTGACCGCCGCCCCGTCCGCCCGTTCCGGTGACGGCACCCGCCGCGCCCTGCTCGCCGCAGCCGCGGACCTGTTCACCGAGCACGGCTACGACCGCACCTCGGTCCGCGCGATCGCCGACCGGGCCGGGGTGAACCAGGCGCTGCTCTTCCGCTACTTCGGCAGCAAGGACGCCCTGTTCGCCCGGGTCGCCGCCGAGCGTGCCCTCGCCGTGCTGCACGACGGCCCGCCGGAGGAGCTCCTGACCCGCCTGCTGCGGTCGATCCTCGACGGCGGCGACGGGCCCGAGCGCGACCTGTTCGGGCCGGTCGTGCGCTCGGCCGGGACGTCGGAGGCGGCCGCGGCCGTGCGGGTGGAGCTGGCCGGGGCGTTCACCGAGGCGTTCGCCGAGCAGGCCGCCGGCGCCGCCGACCGGGCCGACGCCGAACTGCGCGCGGAGCTGGTCCTGACCTGGCTGCTCGGGCTGAGCCTGGTCCAGCCGCTGCTGCCCGGGGGCGCGGTCGGGCGGGCCGACCCGGACACGGTGCTGGACCACGTCACGCGCGCCGCCCGCACCCTCCTGGAGGCGCCCGGACTCAGCCGGTGA
- a CDS encoding SDR family NAD(P)-dependent oxidoreductase codes for MLGSALDTVLDRTLVPGYSRIGYLLRRPGWSGDRADPPRGALTGRTALVTGAGGGLGEAIATGLVRLGATVHLLVRSRDKGAAAQDRILAAVPGLSRDRLPVQVCDLGELADVRAFATRFATEVDALDVLVHNAGLLPPERSETSEGNELTLAVHVLGPLLLTRLLTDTLAAGAERSGADSRVIIMSSGGMYAQPLRDDDLQFRTGDYGGTAAYARTKRMQVVLTGLLADELAPRHVTVHALHPGWARTPGVTGSLPLFDKVVGPVLRTPAQGADTAVWLAAAPSSAVGTGRFWHDRTPRPAHYLSRTRETPAQRERFRTEVDRLTG; via the coding sequence GTGCTCGGCAGCGCTCTGGATACCGTCCTCGACCGCACCCTGGTCCCCGGCTACTCACGGATCGGGTACCTGCTGCGGCGCCCGGGCTGGAGCGGTGACCGCGCCGACCCGCCGCGCGGCGCCCTGACCGGGCGCACCGCGCTCGTCACCGGCGCGGGCGGCGGGCTGGGGGAGGCGATCGCGACCGGGCTCGTCCGCCTCGGTGCGACGGTGCACCTGCTCGTCCGCTCCCGGGACAAGGGTGCCGCCGCGCAGGACCGGATCCTGGCCGCGGTACCCGGTCTGTCCCGCGACCGGCTCCCGGTGCAGGTCTGCGACCTGGGCGAGCTCGCGGACGTGCGTGCGTTCGCGACCCGGTTCGCCACCGAGGTCGACGCGCTGGACGTGCTGGTGCACAACGCCGGGCTGCTCCCGCCCGAGCGCAGCGAGACCTCCGAGGGAAACGAGCTGACCCTGGCCGTGCACGTCCTCGGACCGCTGCTGCTGACCCGGCTGCTCACCGACACCCTCGCGGCCGGCGCCGAGCGGTCCGGAGCCGACTCCCGGGTGATCATCATGTCCTCGGGCGGCATGTACGCCCAGCCCCTGCGCGACGACGACCTGCAGTTCCGCACCGGTGACTACGGCGGCACCGCGGCCTACGCCCGCACCAAGCGGATGCAGGTCGTCCTGACCGGGCTGCTCGCCGACGAGCTGGCCCCCCGGCACGTCACCGTGCACGCACTGCACCCCGGGTGGGCCCGCACCCCGGGCGTCACCGGGTCGCTGCCGCTGTTCGACAAGGTCGTCGGCCCCGTGCTGCGCACCCCGGCCCAGGGCGCGGACACCGCGGTGTGGCTCGCGGCCGCGCCGTCGTCGGCGGTCGGGACCGGCCGGTTCTGGCACGACCGCACCCCGCGCCCGGCGCACTACCTGTCGCGGACCCGGGAGACCCCGGCCCAGCGCGAGCGGTTCCGCACCGAGGTGGACCGGCTCACCGGCTGA
- a CDS encoding SRPBCC family protein yields the protein MRYADGPTTEATARVAAPPEAVWELVTDPAFLARVSTEMQRASWGEGDEPGLGARLHGHHRHDAIGEWSTVSTVTGWEPERLFEWTVGLGDESGATAVWRFELTPDGEGTALRQWARMGPGPSGLTQAIERWPDKEERIVEGRLREWRTGMERNLDAVRERLG from the coding sequence ATGCGCTACGCCGACGGACCCACGACCGAGGCCACCGCCCGGGTCGCCGCACCGCCCGAGGCGGTGTGGGAGCTGGTGACCGACCCGGCGTTCCTGGCCCGGGTGTCGACCGAGATGCAGCGCGCCTCGTGGGGCGAGGGTGACGAGCCGGGCCTCGGGGCCCGGCTGCACGGCCACCACCGCCACGACGCGATCGGGGAGTGGAGCACCGTCTCCACCGTCACCGGATGGGAGCCGGAGCGGCTGTTCGAGTGGACGGTCGGGCTCGGTGACGAGAGCGGGGCGACGGCCGTGTGGCGTTTCGAGCTCACCCCCGACGGCGAGGGGACCGCGCTGCGCCAGTGGGCCCGGATGGGTCCCGGGCCGTCGGGTCTCACGCAGGCGATCGAGCGGTGGCCGGACAAGGAGGAGCGGATCGTCGAGGGCCGGCTGCGGGAGTGGCGGACCGGGATGGAACGCAACCTCGACGCCGTCCGCGAGCGCCTCGGCTAG
- the cobF gene encoding precorrin-6A synthase (deacetylating) yields the protein MRTVLVIGIGAGDPDHLTLQAVRALRRADVVFVIDKGLDGGGSQDDLLALRTELLRRHRPDGGYRLVTAPEVGRDRGTEVERDDERYRDVVVDWQDRRARLYREMLDAELADGQTGAFLVWGDPSLYDGTLRLLDRVLDGAGERWSVESVAGISSVAALAAAHRLILNRVGRPVLITTGRRIAEGMPTDVDDVVVMLDGRTAFATLPDEQRRELHIFWGAYLGTPEELLVAGPLVEVTDEILKVRAEARENKGWIMDTYLLRRGADER from the coding sequence GTGCGCACGGTTCTCGTGATCGGGATCGGGGCCGGTGACCCCGACCACCTCACCCTCCAGGCGGTCCGCGCCCTGCGACGGGCCGACGTCGTGTTCGTCATCGACAAGGGGCTCGACGGCGGGGGGTCGCAGGACGACCTGCTGGCCCTGCGCACCGAGCTCCTGCGGCGGCACCGCCCGGACGGCGGGTACCGGCTGGTCACCGCGCCCGAGGTGGGCCGGGACCGCGGCACCGAGGTCGAGCGCGACGACGAGCGCTACCGCGACGTCGTCGTCGACTGGCAGGACCGCCGTGCCCGGCTCTACCGCGAGATGCTCGACGCCGAGCTGGCCGACGGGCAGACCGGCGCCTTCCTGGTCTGGGGCGACCCCTCCCTCTACGACGGGACGCTGCGCCTGCTCGACCGGGTCCTCGACGGCGCGGGGGAGCGGTGGTCGGTCGAGTCGGTCGCCGGGATCTCCAGCGTCGCCGCCCTCGCCGCCGCCCACCGGCTGATCCTCAACCGGGTCGGGCGCCCCGTCCTGATCACCACCGGGCGCCGGATCGCCGAGGGGATGCCCACCGACGTCGACGACGTCGTCGTGATGCTCGACGGCCGCACCGCCTTCGCCACGCTGCCCGACGAGCAGCGCCGTGAGCTGCACATATTCTGGGGCGCCTACCTGGGTACGCCCGAGGAGCTGCTCGTCGCCGGGCCGCTCGTCGAGGTGACCGACGAGATCCTGAAGGTCCGGGCCGAGGCCCGGGAGAACAAGGGGTGGATCATGGACACCTACCTGCTGCGCCGGGGTGCCGACGAGCGCTGA